In Proteus vulgaris, one DNA window encodes the following:
- the tolC gene encoding outer membrane channel protein TolC has translation MKKLLSLLVTMSLAGFSTASQAEDLLQVYQKAKDSNPELRKSLAERNSAFEKINEVRGSLLPQLGLGASADYKSGYRDAKDTESNSIGASLTLTQSVFNMSLWRQLNLQEKTAGMSDVTYQTSQQKLILDTATAYFDVLRAIDSLSFIEAQKEQVYRQLDQTTQRFNVGLVAITDVQNARANYDSVLAQEVSGRNQLDNALEKLRQVSGIYYINLASLNISRFSTTSPDSIEKLLKDAEERNLSLLSARLGQDLARENIRLAQSGHLPTVDLNASTGVSNSHNHGSALPPADVSSRNSYSGQNSIGLSVKIPLYTGGRTSSQVEQAQYDFTSASEQLESVYRSIVQIARSSYNNISASISSIKAYQQVVVSAQSSLDATEAGYQVGTRTIVDVLNATTTLYDAKQKLSNARYDYLINQLNIEYARGTLNENDLIQLNNALGEEISTSPDSIIRPLTSPVLNVAP, from the coding sequence ATGAAAAAACTGCTCTCTCTTTTGGTCACGATGAGTTTGGCAGGATTCAGCACTGCAAGTCAGGCTGAGGATCTGCTTCAAGTTTATCAAAAAGCAAAGGACAGTAACCCTGAGTTACGCAAGTCATTAGCGGAACGAAACAGCGCTTTTGAAAAAATCAATGAAGTTCGTGGTTCATTATTACCACAATTAGGATTAGGCGCATCCGCAGATTATAAAAGCGGTTACCGTGACGCAAAAGATACCGAATCCAATTCTATTGGCGCAAGTTTAACGCTAACTCAAAGTGTGTTTAACATGTCATTATGGCGCCAGTTAAACCTGCAAGAAAAAACAGCGGGTATGAGTGATGTCACTTACCAAACAAGTCAGCAAAAGCTGATTTTAGACACTGCTACCGCTTACTTTGATGTTTTGCGTGCTATTGATTCATTATCATTTATTGAAGCGCAAAAAGAACAAGTTTACCGTCAGTTAGATCAAACAACTCAACGTTTTAATGTAGGTTTAGTTGCAATTACTGACGTACAAAATGCGCGTGCAAATTATGATAGCGTACTGGCACAAGAAGTGTCTGGTCGTAACCAGTTAGATAACGCATTAGAGAAACTGCGCCAAGTCAGTGGTATCTATTACATTAATCTGGCATCACTAAACATCAGCCGTTTTTCAACAACCTCTCCAGATTCTATTGAGAAACTGTTAAAAGATGCCGAAGAGCGTAACTTAAGTTTATTGAGTGCACGTTTAGGCCAAGATTTAGCGCGCGAAAATATTCGTTTAGCTCAATCAGGTCACTTGCCTACTGTCGATTTAAATGCATCAACAGGCGTATCCAATAGCCATAATCATGGTAGTGCATTACCACCAGCAGATGTTAGTAGCCGTAATAGTTACAGTGGTCAAAATAGTATTGGTTTATCTGTTAAAATTCCATTATATACCGGTGGCAGAACAAGCTCACAAGTTGAACAAGCACAATATGACTTTACTAGTGCCAGCGAACAATTAGAGTCGGTTTATCGCTCTATTGTCCAAATCGCGCGTTCTTCTTATAACAATATTTCTGCATCAATCAGTAGCATCAAAGCATATCAACAAGTTGTTGTTTCTGCACAAAGTTCATTAGATGCAACTGAAGCAGGTTATCAAGTAGGTACTCGTACTATTGTTGATGTGTTAAATGCTACAACAACACTTTACGATGCCAAACAGAAATTATCTAACGCACGTTATGACTATTTAATCAACCAATTAAATATTGAATACGCACGTGGTACATTAAACGAAAATGACTTAATTCAGCTTAATAATGCACTAGGAGAAGAAATTTCAACTTCACCAGATAGCATTATTCGCCCACTGACGAGTCCTGTACTTAACGTTGCACCTTAA
- a CDS encoding DUF1190 family protein, which translates to MPMKRTKSINRDAFRKAFRPYRLAPVAIAITAVFALSGCEESDETVSLYMNAQECAQANPSQAAQCEDSYRTALQEAQRTAPKYATLEDCVAEFGDAQCTQTASIDGQPVSTENANNLSPDSSQMAQANSGGSFFMPLMAGYMMGRLMGGGAPAQPLFSSRNPTSPANGKFVDATGRNYGPAVGGRQMNVPKTAMTPKPSTTSTVTRGGFGNTVSRQAAAQRTSATNNNRSSTGSSSYRSGG; encoded by the coding sequence ATGCCAATGAAACGTACCAAATCGATTAATCGTGATGCTTTTCGTAAAGCATTTCGTCCTTATCGTCTGGCGCCTGTTGCAATCGCCATCACTGCTGTATTTGCGCTTTCAGGATGTGAAGAGAGCGACGAGACAGTTTCACTGTATATGAACGCACAAGAATGTGCTCAAGCAAACCCTTCACAAGCAGCACAGTGTGAAGACTCTTATCGCACTGCATTGCAAGAAGCGCAGCGTACAGCACCTAAATACGCAACATTAGAAGACTGTGTAGCTGAATTTGGTGATGCACAATGTACACAAACAGCATCTATAGATGGACAGCCTGTTAGTACTGAAAATGCCAATAATTTAAGCCCAGATAGCTCGCAAATGGCTCAAGCTAACTCCGGCGGTAGCTTCTTTATGCCATTAATGGCGGGCTATATGATGGGTCGCCTAATGGGTGGTGGCGCACCAGCACAACCACTGTTTAGTTCGCGTAATCCAACCAGCCCTGCAAATGGTAAATTTGTGGATGCGACAGGCCGTAACTATGGTCCTGCGGTTGGTGGTCGTCAAATGAACGTACCAAAAACAGCAATGACTCCAAAACCATCAACAACCTCAACGGTAACTCGTGGTGGCTTTGGTAATACAGTATCAAGACAAGCTGCGGCTCAACGTACCAGTGCAACGAATAATAATCGTAGCTCAACGGGTTCATCTTCTTACCGTTCAGGTGGTTAA
- a CDS encoding glutathionylspermidine synthase family protein codes for MKRENIIERPDWREKATEFGFNFHTMYGEPYWSEDAYYQFSMDEVETLEETTEELHQMCLQVADKVANSEELLTRFQIPRHCWDFVRDSWKSSQPSLYSRLDLAYDGKSPAKLLENNADTPTSLYESAFFQWIWLEDQVNAGRLPQNADQFNSIQEKLIDRFAELRDQYGMRYLHMSCCQDTEEDRGTVQYLQDCAEEAGVTTDFVFIEDLGLGERGELTDLQDQIISNMFKLYPWEFMFREDFSTKLADAGIRWLEPSWKSIISNKALLPMLWEMFPNHPNLLPAYFYEGKAPDSLSRYVIKPLFSREGANIRIVENGKDIAVADGPYGEEGFIVQDFHPLPKFGDSYTLIGSWLVNDQSAGICIREDRELITQDLSRFYPHIILD; via the coding sequence ATGAAACGCGAAAATATTATTGAACGCCCGGATTGGCGTGAAAAAGCGACTGAATTTGGCTTTAACTTTCATACCATGTATGGCGAGCCTTATTGGTCTGAAGATGCTTATTATCAATTCTCAATGGATGAAGTTGAAACCCTAGAAGAAACCACAGAAGAGCTTCATCAGATGTGCTTACAAGTCGCTGATAAAGTGGCGAACAGTGAAGAGTTACTAACACGCTTTCAAATCCCGCGTCACTGCTGGGATTTTGTTCGTGATTCTTGGAAATCATCTCAACCTTCACTCTATTCACGTCTTGATTTAGCCTATGACGGTAAAAGTCCGGCAAAACTGTTAGAAAATAATGCAGATACGCCAACTTCACTGTATGAATCTGCTTTTTTTCAATGGATCTGGCTTGAAGATCAAGTTAATGCAGGTCGTTTACCGCAAAATGCCGATCAATTTAATAGTATTCAAGAAAAATTAATTGATCGCTTTGCTGAGCTTCGTGATCAATACGGAATGCGTTATCTGCATATGTCTTGTTGCCAAGACACTGAAGAAGATCGCGGTACAGTTCAATATTTACAAGATTGTGCTGAAGAAGCCGGCGTCACAACTGACTTTGTCTTTATTGAAGATCTGGGTTTAGGTGAGCGTGGTGAATTAACTGATCTGCAAGATCAGATAATCAGCAATATGTTTAAGCTTTACCCTTGGGAATTTATGTTCCGTGAAGACTTCTCAACTAAATTGGCTGATGCGGGTATTCGTTGGTTAGAACCTTCTTGGAAGAGCATTATCTCAAATAAAGCATTATTGCCAATGCTATGGGAAATGTTCCCTAATCACCCTAACCTGCTACCTGCTTATTTCTATGAGGGTAAAGCGCCTGATTCATTATCTCGTTATGTTATCAAGCCTCTATTTTCACGCGAAGGTGCGAATATTCGTATTGTTGAAAATGGTAAAGATATTGCTGTTGCAGATGGCCCTTACGGTGAAGAAGGCTTTATTGTTCAAGATTTCCATCCACTACCAAAATTTGGTGATAGCTATACATTAATTGGTAGCTGGCTGGTAAACGATCAATCTGCGGGTATATGCATCAGAGAAGATAGGGAGCTTATTACACAAGATCTCTCACGATTCTATCCACATATTATTTTAGATTGA
- a CDS encoding CcdB family protein, which yields MPITQLSHKNSQIEILAPVIEIDNQKYVVMTESITTVAKSKLRTVDIVCVRPELHTAIVSAMDMIISGI from the coding sequence ATGCCGATTACTCAGTTATCACATAAGAACTCTCAAATAGAGATATTGGCACCTGTTATTGAAATAGATAATCAGAAATATGTTGTTATGACGGAATCTATAACAACCGTAGCAAAGAGTAAGTTAAGAACAGTTGATATTGTGTGTGTTAGGCCTGAGCTTCATACAGCAATAGTGTCTGCTATGGATATGATCATTTCTGGAATATAG